The following are from one region of the Sulfurimicrobium lacus genome:
- a CDS encoding cytochrome c1, with product MNIIKKLLLLALAAPVVAQANVGLHLDKAPYDLNDKASLQRGAKTFVNYCLSCHSASYMRYNRLQDIGLTNDQIKDNLMFAAEKVGEPMNVAMKKEDAKVWFGATPPDLTVIARSRGADFLYTYLRGFYRDDTRPTGWNNTVFDKVGMPHVLYSLQGDQELHVEKHGEHETSKLVLVKPGTMTAPEYDAMVADLVNYLVYMGEPAQQIRMRLGVYVLLFLAFFGVVAYYLKKEFWKDIH from the coding sequence ATGAACATAATCAAAAAACTGTTGTTGCTGGCTCTGGCAGCACCGGTGGTGGCCCAGGCAAACGTGGGCTTGCACCTCGACAAGGCGCCTTACGATCTGAACGACAAGGCGTCGCTGCAGCGCGGGGCGAAGACTTTCGTCAACTACTGCCTGAGCTGCCACAGCGCGTCGTACATGCGTTACAACCGCTTGCAGGACATCGGTCTGACCAACGACCAGATCAAGGACAACCTGATGTTCGCGGCCGAAAAAGTGGGCGAGCCCATGAACGTGGCCATGAAGAAAGAGGATGCCAAGGTGTGGTTCGGCGCCACTCCGCCCGACCTGACCGTGATCGCCCGTTCCCGCGGTGCGGACTTCCTTTACACCTACCTGCGCGGCTTCTACCGCGACGACACCCGTCCGACCGGCTGGAACAACACCGTATTCGACAAGGTCGGCATGCCGCATGTACTGTACAGCCTGCAAGGCGATCAGGAATTGCACGTGGAAAAACACGGCGAGCATGAAACCAGCAAGCTGGTGCTGGTCAAGCCCGGTACCATGACCGCGCCGGAATATGACGCAATGGTCGCAGACCTGGTCAACTACCTGGTCTACATGGGCGAGCCTGCCCAGCAAATCCGCATGCGCCTTGGTGTGTATGTGCTGCTGTTCCTGGCCTTCTTCGGTGTGGTTGCCTATTACCTCAAGAAAGAGTTCTGGAAAGATATTCACTAA
- a CDS encoding glutathione S-transferase N-terminal domain-containing protein, giving the protein MMTLYSGTTCPFSQRCRIVLFEKGMDFQIIDVDLQNKPEDLAVMNPYNQVPVLVERDLILHESNIINEYIDERFPHPQLMPADPVMRARARLFLYRFEQELFAHIADIVKGNQKAADKARTIIRDNLTQLAPIFSKQKHMLGDEFSMLDVAIAPLLWRLDFYGIELPKQAAPLLKYAERIFSRPAYIEAMTPSEKAMRK; this is encoded by the coding sequence ATGATGACCCTCTACTCCGGAACCACCTGCCCCTTCAGCCAGCGCTGCCGCATCGTGCTGTTCGAAAAAGGCATGGATTTCCAAATTATCGATGTCGACCTGCAGAACAAGCCGGAAGACCTGGCTGTGATGAACCCCTACAACCAGGTGCCGGTGCTGGTCGAACGCGACCTGATTCTGCACGAATCCAACATCATCAACGAATACATCGATGAGCGTTTCCCGCATCCGCAACTGATGCCGGCCGATCCGGTGATGCGCGCCCGTGCCCGTCTCTTTCTCTACCGTTTCGAGCAGGAACTGTTCGCGCACATCGCAGACATCGTTAAAGGTAATCAGAAAGCCGCGGACAAGGCTCGCACCATTATTCGCGACAATCTCACCCAGCTGGCGCCCATCTTCTCCAAGCAGAAGCACATGCTGGGCGACGAGTTCTCCATGCTGGACGTGGCGATCGCGCCGTTGCTGTGGCGTCTCGATTTCTATGGCATCGAGTTGCCGAAACAGGCCGCTCCCCTGCTCAAGTACGCCGAGCGTATTTTCTCCCGGCCGGCTTATATCGAAGCCATGACGCCGTCGGAGAAGGCGATGCGCAAGTAA
- a CDS encoding ClpXP protease specificity-enhancing factor, translated as MTQEISTKPYLMRAIYEWCADSGLTPYLTVAVDKNCQVPMEFVKDGEIVLNIGAGATPNLTIDNEWVSFNARFGGVAREIFVPVGAVLGIYAKENGQGLFFGREEPISEGEDLPAPVAPQPDDPGPKRGKPSLKVVK; from the coding sequence GTGACGCAGGAAATCTCGACCAAACCCTACTTGATGCGCGCCATTTACGAGTGGTGCGCGGACAGCGGCCTGACGCCCTATCTGACGGTGGCGGTGGATAAGAATTGCCAGGTTCCGATGGAGTTCGTCAAGGATGGCGAAATCGTTCTCAACATCGGTGCCGGTGCGACTCCCAACCTCACTATCGACAACGAATGGGTGAGCTTCAACGCCCGCTTCGGCGGCGTGGCACGCGAAATCTTCGTGCCCGTCGGTGCGGTGCTCGGCATTTACGCCAAGGAAAACGGCCAGGGCCTGTTTTTTGGTCGTGAGGAACCTATTTCCGAAGGAGAGGACTTGCCCGCACCGGTGGCGCCCCAACCAGACGATCCCGGTCCGAAGCGCGGCAAGCCGTCCCTGAAGGTCGTAAAATAA
- the purE gene encoding 5-(carboxyamino)imidazole ribonucleotide mutase — protein sequence MATTKKTPARKPTAKILVGILTGSPNDLPTVVKVRDTLNELGIASEIVVASAHRTPDKVTAYIDRAHKEGVQVLIGCAGMAAHLAGVIAGHTHLPVIGLPLSGGVVSGLDALLSTVQMPPGVPVATVAVDGSKNAAMLAARILALKYPEINLALGKAAKKERARYEQNADEALAKLTAH from the coding sequence GTGGCAACGACCAAGAAGACCCCAGCCAGGAAACCCACCGCCAAGATACTGGTAGGCATCCTCACCGGCAGCCCCAACGATTTGCCCACCGTGGTCAAGGTGCGCGACACACTGAACGAACTCGGCATCGCCAGCGAAATCGTGGTGGCCTCGGCGCACCGCACCCCCGACAAGGTTACCGCCTACATCGACCGTGCCCACAAGGAAGGCGTGCAGGTGCTGATCGGCTGCGCCGGCATGGCCGCCCACCTGGCTGGCGTCATCGCCGGCCACACGCACCTGCCGGTGATCGGCTTGCCGCTCTCGGGAGGGGTGGTGTCCGGCCTCGATGCGCTGCTCTCTACCGTCCAGATGCCGCCCGGTGTCCCTGTCGCCACCGTGGCTGTGGACGGCAGCAAGAACGCAGCCATGCTGGCTGCACGCATCCTGGCGTTGAAATATCCGGAAATCAATCTGGCGCTGGGAAAAGCGGCGAAGAAAGAACGCGCCCGTTACGAACAGAACGCAGATGAGGCGCTGGCGAAATTGACCGCCCACTGA
- a CDS encoding phosphoribosylaminoimidazolesuccinocarboxamide synthase — MTEALFQTDIKSLKLLNRGKVRDIYEVDSEKLLIVTTDRLSAFDVVLPTPIPGKGAVLTGVSNFWFDKLKHIVPNQLTGVSAESVVADNEKDQVAGRALVVKKLKPLPIEAIVRGYLVGSGWKEYQKSQSVCSIALPAGMREADKLPQPLFTPSTKAEVGAHDENISYAKAEELLGSALAGKVRDVCIALYLEAAEYAATKGIIIADTKFEFGLDEGGELYLIDEALTPDSSRFWPADQYQPGANPPSFDKQYVRDWLESIGWNKKPPAPELPPEVAAKTGEKYREALNRLTGN; from the coding sequence ATGACCGAAGCTCTGTTCCAAACCGATATCAAGAGCCTGAAGCTGCTCAATCGCGGCAAGGTGCGTGACATCTACGAAGTGGATAGCGAAAAGCTGCTGATCGTCACGACCGACCGCCTTTCCGCCTTCGACGTCGTACTGCCCACCCCGATCCCCGGCAAAGGCGCGGTGCTGACAGGAGTTTCCAATTTCTGGTTCGACAAGCTCAAACACATCGTACCCAACCAGCTCACCGGCGTGTCGGCTGAATCCGTGGTCGCGGACAACGAAAAAGATCAGGTCGCCGGCCGTGCCCTGGTGGTCAAGAAGCTCAAGCCCCTGCCGATCGAAGCCATTGTGCGCGGCTACCTGGTCGGCTCCGGCTGGAAGGAATACCAGAAAAGCCAGAGCGTGTGCAGCATTGCGCTGCCCGCAGGAATGCGCGAAGCCGACAAGCTGCCGCAACCGCTGTTCACCCCGTCTACCAAGGCCGAAGTCGGCGCCCACGACGAGAACATCAGCTACGCCAAAGCCGAAGAACTGCTCGGCTCGGCGCTGGCTGGAAAAGTGCGCGACGTGTGTATTGCGCTTTATCTCGAAGCCGCCGAATACGCCGCCACCAAGGGCATCATCATCGCCGACACCAAGTTCGAGTTCGGCCTGGACGAGGGCGGCGAGCTATACCTCATCGACGAAGCCCTGACACCCGATTCCTCGCGCTTCTGGCCCGCCGACCAATACCAGCCCGGCGCCAACCCGCCCAGCTTCGACAAGCAATACGTGCGCGACTGGCTGGAGTCCATCGGCTGGAACAAGAAACCGCCCGCACCGGAACTTCCGCCGGAAGTCGCGGCAAAAACCGGCGAAAAATATCGAGAAGCCTTGAACAGGTTAACCGGAAACTAG
- a CDS encoding DNA alkylation repair protein — translation MKISTPLPEIQSRLHSLASPETARILQRFFKTAPGQYGAGDVFLGIKVPAIRAVAKEFPDVGLDTTLDLLHSRFHETRLLALLFLLRHFSAGDALERRNVYQAYLANTAWINNWDLVDLSAPPVVGAYLADQARDPVYQLVRSPSLWERRIAVVATLHFIRSGDFDDILLLAEHLLNDREDLMHKATGWMLREVGKRDQARLEIFLGLHGRNMPRTMLRYAIERFPETLRQAYLRR, via the coding sequence CTGCCCGAAATCCAGTCCCGGCTGCACAGCCTCGCCAGCCCGGAAACCGCCCGCATCCTGCAGAGATTCTTCAAAACCGCGCCGGGGCAGTATGGCGCGGGAGATGTGTTCCTCGGCATCAAGGTTCCCGCAATCCGTGCGGTGGCCAAGGAATTCCCGGATGTAGGACTCGATACCACGCTCGACCTGCTCCACTCCCGCTTTCACGAGACGCGTTTACTGGCGCTACTTTTTCTGCTGCGTCATTTTTCTGCCGGCGATGCTCTTGAGCGCCGCAACGTATATCAGGCCTATCTAGCCAACACTGCCTGGATCAACAACTGGGATCTGGTGGACCTTTCCGCGCCGCCTGTGGTTGGCGCTTATCTGGCGGATCAGGCGCGCGACCCGGTATACCAGCTGGTTCGCTCGCCCTCCCTGTGGGAACGTCGCATCGCCGTGGTGGCGACCCTGCATTTCATCCGCAGCGGCGATTTCGACGACATTCTGCTGCTCGCCGAACATCTGTTGAATGACCGGGAAGACCTGATGCACAAGGCTACCGGCTGGATGCTGAGAGAAGTGGGCAAGCGCGACCAGGCACGGCTGGAAATTTTTCTCGGTCTGCATGGCCGGAACATGCCGCGCACCATGCTGCGCTATGCCATCGAACGCTTTCCGGAAACTTTGCGCCAGGCTTACCTGAGAAGATGA